One Vibrio rumoiensis genomic window, GTTTGACTTCCCTGCGGCCAGTGCTATTGCTTCGGTTGTTCTTCTCACTTCATTGTCATTGTTATTGCTAATTAATCTATGGCAAGGCGCTTATTTACGCCGTATTCACGGTAAGTAAGGGGATAGGATGTCCAGATCTTCACATATTAGGTCTTCACGTATTGGTGAGAAGCCGTTAGTCAAATGGAGTTTAATCTCTCTTGCGCTTTTTTTCGTCGCCATTCTTTTGGTTATTCCACTTATCAGTATTTTTCAACAAGCTTTTGCAAGTGGGATCTCTACCTATTTTAATAACTTGAGTGAGCCAGATACGCTTCATGCTATTGGACTAACGTTGATTGTGGCATTACTGACCGTACCAATTAATTTGGTGTTCGGCGTAATGCTGGCTTGGTCGGTCACTCGGTTTGATTTTATTGGTCGTAAGTTTTTAATCACCTTAATTGATATACCGTTTGCTGTTTCGCCTGTGGTTGCCGGTCTTTTGTATTTACTCTTGTACGGAAGCAGTGGTTGGTTAGGTGAATGGTTATTTGAACATGACTTACAAATTATGTTTGCTTGGCCGGGAATTTTACTGGTAACGGTGTTTGTGACTTGCCCATTTGTGGCGCGAGAGTTGATTCCGCTGATGCAGCAACAAGGTCAGTCGGATGAAGAGGCAGCCGTGATTTTAGGCGCCTCTTGGTGGCAATTATTTCGTCGCGTAACACTGCCAAATATTAAGTGGGCTTTGATTTACGGTGTGATTTTGACGAATGCGCGTGCAGTGGGTGAATTTGGTGCCGTGGCGGTGGTGTCTGGCAATATTCGCGGTGAAACCAATACGTTACCATTACATGTTCAATTATTGTATGAGGATTACCAAGCAGAAGCCGCTTTTGCCAGTGCATCGTTATTGGCGTTTATCGCTTTATTAACTTTGATTTTGAAAGCATTTGTTGAGTGGCGACAAGAACGAAACCAT contains:
- the cysW gene encoding sulfate ABC transporter permease subunit CysW, with the protein product MSRSSHIRSSRIGEKPLVKWSLISLALFFVAILLVIPLISIFQQAFASGISTYFNNLSEPDTLHAIGLTLIVALLTVPINLVFGVMLAWSVTRFDFIGRKFLITLIDIPFAVSPVVAGLLYLLLYGSSGWLGEWLFEHDLQIMFAWPGILLVTVFVTCPFVARELIPLMQQQGQSDEEAAVILGASWWQLFRRVTLPNIKWALIYGVILTNARAVGEFGAVAVVSGNIRGETNTLPLHVQLLYEDYQAEAAFASASLLAFIALLTLILKAFVEWRQERNHINGQQSQQKQQGDL